The Solanum lycopersicum chromosome 6, SLM_r2.1 genome has a window encoding:
- the LOC101263418 gene encoding RNA polymerase sigma factor sigA — MAIAAVIGPYAGNRILSSSFYYSDLTEKLACSGDHALICNPTRNVINAKKSSNYSAGYVSNRKKQSVKAVKEHVNIASNHSDVEPMVEMLKKLQNESCSKEDPVEVLLLLQKSMLEKQWNLSAEKTLEAFPPNEKNCKKKMQITCSGTSARRRRMDTRKRVQIPKASAEANSASKRLRSVVGPELQQNRLRGYMNGVVNQELLTHKEVVQLSKKIKFGLYLEEQKASLKERLGCEPSDDQLAVSLKMSLADLRSTLMECSLAREKLAMSNVRLVMSIAQRYDSMGTEMADLIQGGLIGLLRGIEKFDHSRGFKISTYVYWWIRQGVSRALVDNSRTLRLPIHLHERLSLIRNAKVKLKDSGITPSIEKIAECLNMSQKKVRNATEASSKVFSLDREAYPSLNGLPGATLHSYIADNRLENNPWHGVDGWALKDEVNNLISSILRERERDIIRLYYGLDNECLTWEDISRRIGLSRERVRQVGLVALEKLKHAARKKQLDAMLVKH, encoded by the exons ATGGCCATTGCTGCAGTTATCGGACCCTATGCAGGAAATAGAATCTTAAGCTCGTCTTTCTATTATTCTGATCTGACTGAAAAGTTAGCTTGTAGTGGTGATCATGCTTTGATCTGCAATCCTACGAGAAATGTGATCAATGCTAAGAAGTCATCCAATTATAGCGCTGGTTATGTTTCCAATCGAAAAAAACAATCCGTTAAGGCTGTTAAAGAGCATGTCAACATTGCCTCTAATCATTCTGATGTGGAGCCAATGGTTGAAATGTTAAAAAAACTGCAGAATGAAAGCTGCAGCAAAGAAGATCCGGTGgaggttcttcttcttctgcagaAATCTATGCTTGAAAAACAGTGGAATCTTTCAGCTGAGAAAACATTGGAAGCTTTCCCACCAAATGAAAAGAACTGTAAAAAGAAGATGCAGATCACTTGTTCAGGAACTTCTGCTAGGCGGAGGAGAATGGATACTCGTAAAAGAGTTCAAATTCCAAAAGCTTCAGCTGAAGCAAATAGTGCAAGCAAGCGACTGAGATCTGTTGTCGGTCCAGAGCTACAACAAAACCGTTTGAGAGGTTACATGAATGGTGTCGTAAACCAAGAACTTCTTACACATAAGGAAGTGGTGCAACTATCCAAGAAAATCAAATTTGGTCTTTATTTAGAAGAACAGAAGGCCAG TCTGAAGGAAAGATTGGGATGTGAACCTTCTGACGATCAACTCGCGGTTTCCTTGAAGATGTCTCTTGCTGATTTACGATCTACATTAATGGAGTGTTCCTTGGCTAGAGAAAAACTTGCAATGAGCAATGTTCGTCTTGTCATGTCAATTGCGCAAAGATACGATAGCATGGGTACTGAAATGGCTGACCTCATTCAG GGGGGACTTATTGGACTACTTCGCGGGATAGAGAAATTTGATCACTCAAGAGGATTCAAAATCTCAACTTATGTTTATTGGTGGATTCGTCAG GGCGTTTCCCGAGCATTAGTTGATAACTCAAGAACATTGAGATTGCCCATACATCTACATGAAAGACTGAGTTTGATCCGTAATGCAAAAGTCAAGCTTAAAGATAGTGGAATAACTCCATCAATCGAA AAAATAGCTGAATGCCTTAACATGTCCCAGAAGAAAGTCAGAAATGCAACTGAG GCAAGCAGCAAGGTGTTTTCACTTGATAGGGAAGCATATCCCTCTTTAAATGGCCTTCCTGGAGCAACACTTCATAGC TACATTGCTGACAATCGCCTGGAGAACAACCCATGGCATGGAGTTGATGGATGGGCGCTCAAG GATGAAGTAAACAATCTCATTTCTTCAATTCTCAGGGAACGCGAGAGAGATATTATCCGACTGTACTATGGTCTGGACAATGAGTGCCTTACCTGGGAGGATATTAGTAGAAG gATAGGTTTATCCAGAGAAAGAGTGAGGCAAGTTGGATTAGTTGCACTTGAGAAATTAAAACATGCTGCCAGAAAAAAGCAATTAGATGCAATGTTGGTTAAACATTGA
- the LOC101246152 gene encoding syntaxin-22-like, protein MSFEDLESGSSLYVQGGSRSWERQTTQAITNPSASDNRQSIVVGVFQINTALTNFQRLVNTLGTPKDTLQLRHKLHSTRQQIAELIKETSANLKQAIGSNRHSQSSVTKKIANAKLAKDFQSVLKKFQRAQQLAAQREAAFTPSISQEINSSRSIEIQISSSISPESSSILLESKRQDVVQLEHEIVFNKAIIEEREQGMIEIQQQIGELNEMFKDLALLVHEQGTMLDDISSNIGSSHDATAQAAKQLTKASKIQQCNSSTSCLLLVIFGVILLIIIVLVLA, encoded by the exons ATGAGCTTTGAAGATCTTGAATCAGGAAGCTCATTGTATGTTCAAGGAGGAAGTAGATCATGGGAACGACAAACGACACAAGCCATCACAAATCCATCTGCTTCTGATAATCGTCAATCCATAGTAGTTGGTGTGTTTCAAATAAACACAGCTTTGACAAACTTTCAACGCCTAGTTAACACCCTTGGAACACCCAAAGACACTCTTCAACTCCGTCACAAGCT CCACAGTACAAGACAGCAAATTGCAGAATTGATAAAAGAAACTTCGGCTAACCTAAAGCAAGCCATTGGATCAAATCGACATTCTCAATCTAGT GTCACCAAGAAGATCGCCAATGCTAAGCTTGCTAAGGATTTCCAATCTGTTCTTAAAAAGTTCCAAAGAGCTCAGCAACTTGCAGCACAGAGAGAGGCAGCTTTCACTCCTTCCATTTCCCAGGAGATCAATTCATCCAG AAGCATAGAGATTCAGATAAGTTCATCTATCAGTCCCGAGAGCAGTTCTATCCTTCTGGAATCCAAAAG ACAGGACGTCGTACAATTGGAACATGAGATTGTTTTTAACAAAGCCATCATAGAAGAAAGAGAGCAAGGAATGATAGAAATCCAGCAACAGATTGGTGAACTGAATGAGATGTTCAAGGATTTAGCTCTATTGGTCCATGAACAAGGAACTATGCTCG ATGATATAAGTTCTAATATTGGGAGTTCTCATGATGCAACTGCACAAGCTGCAAAGCAACTTACCAAAGCATCGAAAATCCAACAATGTAATTCATCTACG AGCTGCTTGTTGTTGGTGATATTTGGGGTCATCCTGCTAATAATAATTGTACTGGTGCTAGCATAA
- the LOC101246732 gene encoding WEB family protein At3g02930, chloroplastic-like isoform X1 yields MSSKIKSTSNGTPSNSTPVTPRISRVSRGIDKSDADSPSSLQNLHRSVDRTVRSVNTSKPSVERQTSKISALPNKKPTRILKPSELQAELNVAREDLKKAKEMLVLAEKEKEQALEEVKEAQKLSEEANKKLREALVARKQAEENSEIEMFRAVEMEQVGIEAAQKKEEEWMNEVEAVRNQYAVDVASLLSATQELQRVKRELAMACEVKNKALSNAEDAAKIAETHAEKVEILSAELVRLKSLLDSRISWNETEVNEKNKLVEDLTLEIETLKEELEKAKSYEAQLVEKEAIVKQLNANLEAAKMAESSACYVLEEWKKKVEELDAQAEEAHHLERSASTTLESVMKQLEASNDLVHDAESEIAYLKEKVRILEMSMARQKGDLEDSEHYTQMAKEEASELRKKLDSLVCDLETVKEEKIQAMENERLAATSAQTLLEEKNRLVNDLESSKEEEEKSKKAMESLASALHEVSSEAREAKERLLSNQDDQHERYETQLEDLKLELKAKEEKYESMLDEAKEKLDVLTNSIEQSKEGLEKWKAEWEEKELHLISCMNKTEEENSSMRKEINRLVNLLKDAEDQASAKKDEEAYLKNSLRKSESEVTFLKEVLGEAKDESMRLKERLADKENEVQNIVCENEELRSREAASLKKVEDLSMLLEESLTKNEPEVNVELSDSQKNYNMLPKVVKFSDQIEKPMMEFSTYQSEQPVDKKPDQVKITSHDEYDLKASKVIDNSNEKLNKLESKAKEDDVLTIDEHKMWEREAEQEEKSELSENGGTSPTKKQNQKKKKPLFHKFGSLLKKKNTSSQK; encoded by the exons ATGTCTAGTAAAATCAA atcaacttcaaatggaaCTCCTAGTAATTCGACACCAGTAACTCCGCGGATCAGTAGAGTGAGCAGGGGAATAGATAAATCTGATGCTGATTCACCCTCTTCATTGCAGAATTTGCATCGTTCAGTTGATAGGACTGTTAGATCTGTTAATACTTCTAAGCCTTCAGTGGAACGGCAGACCTCTAAGATCAGTGCTCTACCTAAT AAAAAGCCAACGCGGATCCTGAAGCCATCAGAACTGCAAGCTGAATTAAATGTTGCTCGAGAAGATCTTAAGAAGGCCAAGGAGATGTTGGTTTTGgctgaaaaggaaaaagagcaAGCTCTTGAAGAAGTGAAGGAAGCTCAGAAATTGTCTGAGGAAGCAAACAAGAAGCTGAGAGAAGCTTTGGTAGCTCGAAAGCAAGCTGAAGAGAACTCTGAAATTGAAATGTTTCGTGCTGTTGAGATGGAACAGGTGGGGATTGAAGCTGctcaaaagaaagaagaggaaTGGATGAATGAAGTTGAAGCTGTGAGGAATCAATATGCTGTGGATGTGGCTTCTCTGCTCTCTGCTACACAGGAACTTCAACGTGTAAAACGCGAATTAGCCATGGCTTGTGAGGTCAAAAATAAGGCACTTAGCAATGCTGAGGATGCTGCAAAAATTGCTGAAACTCATGCAGAGAAGGTGGAAATTCTCTCAGCTGAGTTAGTGAGATTGAAATCTTTGCTTGATTCCAGGATCTCTTGGAATGAAACGGAGGTTAATGAGAAGAATAAGCTGGTGGAAGATCTGACACTTGAGATAGAAACACTGAAAGAAGAACTCGAGAAAGCAAAAAGTTATGAAGCTCAATTGGTGGAAAAAGAAGCTATTGTGAAACAACTTAATGCCAATTTGGAGGCTGCTAAGATGGCTGAATCTTCCGCTTGTTATGTATTGGAGGAATGGAAGAAGAAGGTCGAAGAACTAGATGCTCAGGCTGAGGAAGCACACCATTTAGAGAGATCTGCATCAACAACCCTTGAGTCGGTCATGAAACAACTGGAAGCAAGCAATGATTTGGTGCATGATGCAGAATCTGAGATTGCATATCTCAAGGAGAAGGTGCGGATACTGGAAATGTCAATGGCGAGGCAGAAAGGCGATCTTGAGGATTCAGAACATTACACTCAAATGGCTAAGGAAGAGGCATCTGAGTTGAGAAAGAAGTTGGATTCTCTTGTGTGTGATCTTGAAACAGTGAAGGAGGAGAAAATTCAGGCTATGGAGAATGAAAGGCTAGCAGCAACCAGTGCTCAAACACTGCTAGAAGAAAAAAACAGACTGGTAAATGATTTGGAAAGCTCTAAGGAGGAGGAAGAAAAAAGTAAGAAGGCAATGGAAAGTTTGGCATCAGCTTTGCATGAGGTTTCTTCAGAAGCAAGAGAAGCCAAAGAGAGGTTATTGTCTAACCAAGATGATCAACATGAACGTTATGAAACTCAACTTGAAGATTTGAAGTTGGAATTGAAAGCAAAAGAGGAGAAGTATGAAAGCATGCTTGACGAAGCAAAAGAGAAACTTGATGTTCTTACCAATTCCATCGAACAATCGAAAGAAGGACTAGAGAAATGGAAGGCTGAGTGGGAGGAAAAGGAGCTTCATCTGATAAGTTGCATGAATAAAACTGAAGAAGAAAATTCATCAATGAGAAAAGAAATCAACCGGCTAGTAAACCTGCTAAAAGATGCCGAGGATCAAGCTTCTGCCAAAAAAGACGAAGAAGCTTATTTGAAGAATTCCCTAAGGAAATCTGAATCTGAGGTAACCTTTTTAAAAGAGGTCCTTGGTGAAGCAAAAGACGAGAGCATGAGATTGAAGGAACGCTTAGCGGACAAAGAAAATGAAGTGCAGAATATTGTTTGCGAAAATGAGGAGCTTCGAAGTAGAGAAGCTGCATCGTTGAAGAAAGTTGAGGACTTGTCAATGTTGCTTGAAGAATCATTAACCAAAAATGAACCTGAAGTAAATGTAGAGCTTTCTGATAGCCAAAAAAACTACAACATGCTCCCAAAAGTAGTGAAATTCTCTGATCAAATAGAGAAGCCTATGATGGAATTTTCAACTTATCAATCTGAACAACCAGTTGATAAAAAGCCTGATCAAGTCAAAATCACCTCACATGATGAATATGATCTTAAGGCCTCTAAAGTTATCGATAATTCAAACGAAAAACTAAATAAACTTGAGAGCAAAGCAAAGGAAGATGATGTTTTGACAATAGATGAGCATAAAATGTGGGAAAGAGAGGCAGAACAAGAAGAGAAATCAGAGTTGTCCGAGAATGGTGGCACATCTCCTACTAAGAAACAAaatcagaagaagaaaaaaccaTTGTTTCATAAATTTGGAAGTCTACTGAAGAAGAAAAACACCAGCAGCCAGAAGTAA
- the LOC101246732 gene encoding WEB family protein At5g16730, chloroplastic-like isoform X2, translating into MLVLAEKEKEQALEEVKEAQKLSEEANKKLREALVARKQAEENSEIEMFRAVEMEQVGIEAAQKKEEEWMNEVEAVRNQYAVDVASLLSATQELQRVKRELAMACEVKNKALSNAEDAAKIAETHAEKVEILSAELVRLKSLLDSRISWNETEVNEKNKLVEDLTLEIETLKEELEKAKSYEAQLVEKEAIVKQLNANLEAAKMAESSACYVLEEWKKKVEELDAQAEEAHHLERSASTTLESVMKQLEASNDLVHDAESEIAYLKEKVRILEMSMARQKGDLEDSEHYTQMAKEEASELRKKLDSLVCDLETVKEEKIQAMENERLAATSAQTLLEEKNRLVNDLESSKEEEEKSKKAMESLASALHEVSSEAREAKERLLSNQDDQHERYETQLEDLKLELKAKEEKYESMLDEAKEKLDVLTNSIEQSKEGLEKWKAEWEEKELHLISCMNKTEEENSSMRKEINRLVNLLKDAEDQASAKKDEEAYLKNSLRKSESEVTFLKEVLGEAKDESMRLKERLADKENEVQNIVCENEELRSREAASLKKVEDLSMLLEESLTKNEPEVNVELSDSQKNYNMLPKVVKFSDQIEKPMMEFSTYQSEQPVDKKPDQVKITSHDEYDLKASKVIDNSNEKLNKLESKAKEDDVLTIDEHKMWEREAEQEEKSELSENGGTSPTKKQNQKKKKPLFHKFGSLLKKKNTSSQK; encoded by the coding sequence ATGTTGGTTTTGgctgaaaaggaaaaagagcaAGCTCTTGAAGAAGTGAAGGAAGCTCAGAAATTGTCTGAGGAAGCAAACAAGAAGCTGAGAGAAGCTTTGGTAGCTCGAAAGCAAGCTGAAGAGAACTCTGAAATTGAAATGTTTCGTGCTGTTGAGATGGAACAGGTGGGGATTGAAGCTGctcaaaagaaagaagaggaaTGGATGAATGAAGTTGAAGCTGTGAGGAATCAATATGCTGTGGATGTGGCTTCTCTGCTCTCTGCTACACAGGAACTTCAACGTGTAAAACGCGAATTAGCCATGGCTTGTGAGGTCAAAAATAAGGCACTTAGCAATGCTGAGGATGCTGCAAAAATTGCTGAAACTCATGCAGAGAAGGTGGAAATTCTCTCAGCTGAGTTAGTGAGATTGAAATCTTTGCTTGATTCCAGGATCTCTTGGAATGAAACGGAGGTTAATGAGAAGAATAAGCTGGTGGAAGATCTGACACTTGAGATAGAAACACTGAAAGAAGAACTCGAGAAAGCAAAAAGTTATGAAGCTCAATTGGTGGAAAAAGAAGCTATTGTGAAACAACTTAATGCCAATTTGGAGGCTGCTAAGATGGCTGAATCTTCCGCTTGTTATGTATTGGAGGAATGGAAGAAGAAGGTCGAAGAACTAGATGCTCAGGCTGAGGAAGCACACCATTTAGAGAGATCTGCATCAACAACCCTTGAGTCGGTCATGAAACAACTGGAAGCAAGCAATGATTTGGTGCATGATGCAGAATCTGAGATTGCATATCTCAAGGAGAAGGTGCGGATACTGGAAATGTCAATGGCGAGGCAGAAAGGCGATCTTGAGGATTCAGAACATTACACTCAAATGGCTAAGGAAGAGGCATCTGAGTTGAGAAAGAAGTTGGATTCTCTTGTGTGTGATCTTGAAACAGTGAAGGAGGAGAAAATTCAGGCTATGGAGAATGAAAGGCTAGCAGCAACCAGTGCTCAAACACTGCTAGAAGAAAAAAACAGACTGGTAAATGATTTGGAAAGCTCTAAGGAGGAGGAAGAAAAAAGTAAGAAGGCAATGGAAAGTTTGGCATCAGCTTTGCATGAGGTTTCTTCAGAAGCAAGAGAAGCCAAAGAGAGGTTATTGTCTAACCAAGATGATCAACATGAACGTTATGAAACTCAACTTGAAGATTTGAAGTTGGAATTGAAAGCAAAAGAGGAGAAGTATGAAAGCATGCTTGACGAAGCAAAAGAGAAACTTGATGTTCTTACCAATTCCATCGAACAATCGAAAGAAGGACTAGAGAAATGGAAGGCTGAGTGGGAGGAAAAGGAGCTTCATCTGATAAGTTGCATGAATAAAACTGAAGAAGAAAATTCATCAATGAGAAAAGAAATCAACCGGCTAGTAAACCTGCTAAAAGATGCCGAGGATCAAGCTTCTGCCAAAAAAGACGAAGAAGCTTATTTGAAGAATTCCCTAAGGAAATCTGAATCTGAGGTAACCTTTTTAAAAGAGGTCCTTGGTGAAGCAAAAGACGAGAGCATGAGATTGAAGGAACGCTTAGCGGACAAAGAAAATGAAGTGCAGAATATTGTTTGCGAAAATGAGGAGCTTCGAAGTAGAGAAGCTGCATCGTTGAAGAAAGTTGAGGACTTGTCAATGTTGCTTGAAGAATCATTAACCAAAAATGAACCTGAAGTAAATGTAGAGCTTTCTGATAGCCAAAAAAACTACAACATGCTCCCAAAAGTAGTGAAATTCTCTGATCAAATAGAGAAGCCTATGATGGAATTTTCAACTTATCAATCTGAACAACCAGTTGATAAAAAGCCTGATCAAGTCAAAATCACCTCACATGATGAATATGATCTTAAGGCCTCTAAAGTTATCGATAATTCAAACGAAAAACTAAATAAACTTGAGAGCAAAGCAAAGGAAGATGATGTTTTGACAATAGATGAGCATAAAATGTGGGAAAGAGAGGCAGAACAAGAAGAGAAATCAGAGTTGTCCGAGAATGGTGGCACATCTCCTACTAAGAAACAAaatcagaagaagaaaaaaccaTTGTTTCATAAATTTGGAAGTCTACTGAAGAAGAAAAACACCAGCAGCCAGAAGTAA
- the LOC101262819 gene encoding inositol-tetrakisphosphate 1-kinase 1 codes for MSERRFRFGYVLASKKVSSFIQDSLINHAQENGIDLVPIDLDKPLIEQGPFDCIFHKLYGPEWRKQLEEFALQNPTAIIVDPIDAIEKLHNRLTMLDVVNELKIAGDSETIGIPIQIFVGENSESLLDAITSQGLHFPVIAKPLIANGSADSHQMSLVLKPEGLQGLKPPIVLQEFVNHGGVIFKVYVAGEHVKCVKRRSLPDIPEEKLGMLENLISFSQISNLTAQDQNDDTFAELIEKAVMPPSRFVTDVANQLRDALKLHLFNFDMIRDEKVGNRYLVIDINYFPGYAKIPNYETMMTAFFLDIAREKLNNESR; via the coding sequence ATGTCTGAAAGGCGATTTCGTTTTGGTTACGTACTTGCATCGAAGAAAGTTTCAAGCTTTATTCAAGATTCACTCATCAATCATGCCCAAGAAAATGGTATTGATTTAGTGCCAATCGATCTTGACAAACCATTAATCGAACAAGGTCCTTTTGATTGTATATTCCACAAGCTATATGGTCCAGAATGGAGGAAGCAGTTAGAAGAATTCGCGCTTCAGAACCCAACCGCCATTATAGTAGATCCAATCGACGCCATTGAAAAGCTTCATAATCGGCTCACAATGCTTGACGTCGTTAACGAATTGAAAATCGCCGGAGACAGCGAAACTATCGGAATCCCTATTCAGATTTTCGTTGGAGAAAATTCAGAATCCCTTTTAGACGCTATTACTAGTCAAGGGTTACATTTCCCTGTCATTGCTAAGCCGTTGATTGCGAATGGCTCTGCGGATTCTCATCAAATGTCTTTGGTTTTGAAGCCGGAAGGGTTACAAGGGCTGAAACCCCCAATTGTTTTACAGGAATTTGTGAATCATGGAGGCGTTATTTTCAAGGTTTATGTAGCTGGGGAACATGTTAAATGTGTGAAAAGGAGGTCATTGCCTGACATTCCGGAGGAGAAATTGGGAATGTTAGAGAATCTGATATCGTTTTCGCAGATATCTAATTTAACTGCTCAAGATCAGAATGATGATACTTTTGCTGAACTGATTGAGAAGGCGGTGATGCCTCCGTCAAGATTTGTGACAGATGTAGCCAATCAGTTGAGGGATGCTTTGAAGTTGCATCTTTTTAACTTTGATATGATTAGAGATGAAAAAGTTGGGAATCGATATCTTGTTATTGATATCAATTATTTCCCTGGCTATGCTAAAATCCCAAACTATGAGACTATGATGACTGCATTTTTCCTAGATATTGCACGCGAGAAGCTAAACAACGAGTCCCGTTAG
- the LOC101246442 gene encoding heat stress transcription factor A-1b-like, which yields MSPDGEKTKGGVHEIGNSVPPFLSKTYDMVDDRSTDAVVSWSKSNNSFVVWNVPEFSRDVLPKYFKHNNFSSFVRQLNIYGYKKVDPDCWEFANEGFLRGQKHLLKTISRRKPSQMQVHQETASQVQSLSVGSCVEVGKIGIEEEVERLKIDKSIHMEELVSLRQQQKATDHRLENVGQRLQLMEQREQQAMTFLAKALQSPGFIAELVHQQNEGKRRIPGMNKKRRFPNQEEENYAAKQVSTLRDRQIVRYQPLMNEAAKALLQKLLKTNTSGRLETIVKNTHGFLTNRARSFENTLETGGISPHISEVTLSQLATSSQSHLMSDSGFPFNSSLSVIPEIQYSPSLVPGQAKVPQFPELNALYSKTDNVNPEFSGHGFNTPETHEITNLKRPETGDMPYIETMQDIVDDVTSIIPDGFSMDDVFSDEMPKLPGINDTFWDQILLASPLTGDKDEIGSLALDDGLSKEEDVPEVQESDCDKL from the exons ATGTCGCCGGACGGCGAAAAAACTAAAGGAGGAGTTCATGAGATAGGAAATTCGGTTCCGCCTTTTCTGAGCAAAACGTATGACATGGTGGATGATCGGTCGACGGACGCTGTTGTGTCGTGGAGTAAGAGTAATAACAGTTTCGTGGTATGGAATGTGCCGGAGTTCTCAAGGGATGTTTTGCCAAAGTATTTTAAGCACAATAACTTTTCCAGCTTCGTCAGGCAGTTGAATATTTAT GGTTACAAGAAGGTTGATCCAGACTGCTGGGAATTTGCAAATGAGGGATTTCTTAGAGGCCAGAAGCACCTCTTGAAGACTATAAGTAGGCGAAAACCCTCTCAAATGCAGGTTCATCAGGAGACTGCCTCCCAAGTGCAAAGTTTATCTGTTGGATCTTGTGTTGAAGTTGGCAAGATTGGAATTGAAGAAGAGGTGGAAAGGCTtaaaatagataaaagcatTCATATGGAGGAGCTAGTCAGTTTGAGGCAGCAGCAGAAGGCAACAGATCACCGCTTGGAGAATGTTGGGCAGCGTCTTCAGTTAATGGAGCAAAGGGAACAGCAAGCGATGACATTCCTTGCTAAGGCCTTGCAGAGCCCTGGCTTTATAGCTGAACTGGTTCATCAACAGAATGAAGGTAAAAGGCGCATTCCTGGGATGAATAAGAAGAGGAGATTCCCCAACCAGGAAGAAGAAAATTATGCAGCCAAGCAGGTCAGTACTTTGCGTGACAGGCAGATAGTCCGTTACCAGCCTTTAATGAATGAGGCAGCAAAAGCATTGCTGCAGAAGCTCCTGAAAACTAATACATCTGGTAGATTGGAGACCATAGTTAAGAATACACATGGTTTCTTGACTAATCGTGCCCGTTCTTTTGAAAATACATTAGAGACTGGTGGTATATCCCCTCATATTTCTGAGGTTACTCTTTCGCAATTGGCAACTTCTTCACAATCTCATCTGATGTCAGATTCAGGATTTCCATTCAACTCTAGTTTATCTGTCATTCCTGAGATCCAGTATTCCCCTAGTCTGGTTCCTGGGCAAGCCAAGGTCCCTCAGTTTCCTGAATTAAATGCGCTCTACTCTAAGACGGACAATGTGAACCCTGAATTTTCAGGACATGGCTTCAATACACCGGAAACTCATGAAATAACTAACCTTAAGCGGCCGGAGACCGGGGATATGCCATACATTGAAACAATGCAAGATATTGTGGATGATGTAACATCTATTATCCCTGATGGATTTTCTATGGATGATGTCTTCTCGGATGAGATGCCTAAGCTTCCAGGCATAAATGACACTTTCTGGGACCAGATTCTTTTAGCAAGCCCTCTCACTGGTGATAAGGATGAGATTGGTTCTCTAGCATTAGACGATGGTTTATCAAAAGAAGAGGATGTTCCAGAAGTTCAAGAGAGTGATTGTGATAAACTGTAG
- the LOC101263122 gene encoding zinc finger CCCH domain-containing protein 56, with product MDFTGEAGFAGGNVIPDSTAGVGGYDSWGPNFSDQAVWATEDDYKAWNSGPYCETPSNSSQDGRHSQNRSGSEPPNKKSRNVQDSDARIIVTSSSKAIGKMFFKTKLCCKFRAGVCPYVTNCNFAHGIEELRKPPPNWQEIVAAHENERGVMVELREEHQIPILSSPDLRGESQRSAKGRHCKKFYTEEGCPYGDSCTFLHDEQSRSRESVAISVTPTVGGFGNNATGATQKPSNWKTRICNKWETTGYCPFGSKCHFAHGVAELNKFGGGPAETDGKDYVSVPPELKQGGVPSRATESTVPSTIPALHTDVYHLGQGVQVQRPTGIADRPGQRFFQKWKGPDKISKIYGDWIDDIE from the exons ATGGATTTTACGGGTGAAGCTGGTTTTGCTGGAGGGAATGTGATCCCCGATTCCACAGCCGGGGTTGGTGGTTATGACAGTTGGGGTCCTAATTTTTCTGACCAGGCAGTTTGGGCTACTGAGGATGATTATAAAGCCTGGAACAGTGGTCCCTATTGTGAAACCCCTTCCAATTCCAGTCAGGATGGTAGGCATTCACAAAACCGGTCAGGCAGTGAGCCTCCCAACAAGAAGTCAAGGAATGTGCAGGATTCAGATGCTCGCATTATAGTCACCAGTAGCTCTAAAGCAATCGGAAAGATGTTCTTTAAAACGAAGTTGTGTTGTAAGTTCCGTGCCGGTGTCTGCCCCTATGTTACTAATTGTAACTTTGCTCATGGAATAGAGGAGCTTCGCAAACCACCACCTAATTGGCAAGAGATAGTAGCTGCACATGAAAATGAGCGGGGAGTAATGGTGGAACTGAGAGAAGAACACCAGATACCAATATTGAGCTCTCCTGATTTACGTGGAGAGTCTCAAAGGTCCGCTAAAGGGAGGCACTGCAAGAAGTTCTACACTGAAGAGGGATGTCCTTATGGAGATAGTTGCACTTTCCTTCATGATGAACAATCAAGGTCTAGAGAGAGTGTTGCAATAAGTGTGACTCCTACTGTTGGTGGATTTGGAAATAATGCTACTGGAGCAACCCAAAAACCTTCAAACTGGAAGACAAGAATTTGTAATAAGTGGGAGACTACTGGCTATTGCCCGTTTGGCAGCAAGTGTCATTTTGCTCATGGTGTGGCAG AACTGAACAAGTTTGGTGGAGGACCTGCGGAAACAGATGGCAAAGATTATGTCTCTGTTCCTCCAGAATTAAAGCAGGGCGGGGTTCCATCAAGAGCAACAGAAAGTACAGTGCCCTCAACCATTCCAGCACTCCACACAGATGTTTATCATCTGGGGCAGGGTGTTCAGGTACAAAGGCCAACTGGCATAGCTGATAGACCTGGCCAGAGGTTCTTTCAAAAATGGAAAGGCCCGGATAAGATTAGTAAAATATATGGCGACTGGATTGATGACATCGAGTGA